A window of Syntrophorhabdaceae bacterium genomic DNA:
AACGGGGTGATATCTTTTTCATCGATGAGATACACCGCATACCCAAGATCGTTGAGGAGTTCCTGTACCCTGCAATGGAGGATTTTGCCGTTGATTTTATCTTTGATAAAGGCGTTCACGCGAGGACCCACCGGTTCAGACTGGAACAGTTCACCCTCATCGGTGCTACGACACGGGCAGGTTTGCTGTCCTCACCATTGAGGGAACGTTTCGGCATCGTGAGGGACCTTGATTTCTATCATGAAGAAGACCTGGTAAAGATAATCCGGCGCTCGGCGTCGATACTGGGAATTATTGTAGAGGAAGGCGGATCATACGAGATGGCAAAGCGGGCCAGGGGCACTCCGAGGGTAGCGAACCGCCTGCTCAAGCGTGTCCGTGATTATGCCCAGGTAAGGGCAGAAGGGGTCATAACGCGGGATGTGGCCATAGAGGCCCTTAACCTCGAAGGTATCGATGAATGCGGTCTTGGAGATGTTGACAGAAGGTTGTTGCAGACGATCATCCTTAACTATAAAGGCGGACCCGTGGGTATCGAGGCGCTCGCGGCAA
This region includes:
- the ruvB gene encoding Holliday junction branch migration DNA helicase RuvB, giving the protein MIHEEENLSEILKKESVLDGEQAVTLRPKMLEEYIGQDKIVETLKIAIEAALQRGEPLEHILLNGPPGLGKTTLAHIIANEMGSRIITSSGPALEKGGDLMGLLTNMERGDIFFIDEIHRIPKIVEEFLYPAMEDFAVDFIFDKGVHARTHRFRLEQFTLIGATTRAGLLSSPLRERFGIVRDLDFYHEEDLVKIIRRSASILGIIVEEGGSYEMAKRARGTPRVANRLLKRVRDYAQVRAEGVITRDVAIEALNLEGIDECGLGDVDRRLLQTIILNYKGGPVGIEALAATLQLESDVLIEVVEPYLLKIGFVTRTSQGRKASEKAFSHLNIAMKGKQDT